The following proteins are co-located in the Gossypium hirsutum isolate 1008001.06 chromosome A02, Gossypium_hirsutum_v2.1, whole genome shotgun sequence genome:
- the LOC107940543 gene encoding serine/threonine-protein phosphatase PP1 isozyme 2, which produces METRVLDGIINRLLEVRGKPGKQVQLSEPEIRQLCLVSKDIFLMQPIFLELEAPIKICGDIHGQYSDLLRLFENGGFPPRANYLFLGDYVDRGKQSLETICLLLAYKIKYPENFFLLRGNHECASVNRIYGFYDECKRRFNVRLWKAFTDCFNCLPVAALIEEKIFCMHGGLSPELRNLDQIRNLKRPTDVPESGLLCDLLWSDPSKDIQGWGPNDRGVSYIFGADRVLDCLKKLDLDLICRAHQVVEDGYEFFANRQLVTIFSAPNYCGEFDNAAAMMTVDETLMCSFQILKPADKKPKFGFGTFTSTKSPTPPSRIKSFLGAMV; this is translated from the exons ATGGAAACTAGGGTTCTTGATGGTATAATCAATAGGTTGCTTGAAGTTAGAGGAAAACCAGGGAAGCAAGTCCAACTTTCTGAGCCTGAAATAAGACAGCTTTGCCTTGTTTCTAAAGACATCTTCTTGATGCAGCCCATTTTCTTAGAGCTTGAAGCACCTATTAAGATCTGTg GAGACATACATGGCCAGTATTCGGATCTGTTAAGGCTGTTCGAAAATGGCGGCTTCCCTCCTCGTGCCAATTACTTATTCTTAGGAGACTATGTAGATCGTGGCAAGCAAAGCCTGGAAACCATATGTCTTCTCCTTGCATATAAGATCAAATACCCTGAAAACTTCTTCCTTCTAAGGGGCAACCACGAATGCGCGTCCGTGAACCGCATCTACGGATTCTACGACGAGTGTAAACGAAGGTTCAATGTCCGGCTCTGGAAAGCATTCACCGATTGTTTCAACTGCCTTCCCGTCGCGGCCCTGATCGAAGAAAAGATATTCTGCATGCACGGTGGACTGTCCCCAGAGCTTCGCAATTTAGACCAGATTCGAAACTTGAAACGGCCTACTGATGTCCCAGAATCCGGCTTACTATGTGATCTCCTATGGTCTGATCCTAGTAAAGATATCCAAGGCTGGGGGCCTAATGATAGGGGTGTTTCATACATATTTGGTGCTGATAGGGTGCTTGATTGTCTAAAAAAACTTGATCTTGATCTAATATGCCGTGCACACCAG GTTGTCGAAGACGGATACGAGTTCTTCGCCAACAGGCAACTCGTAACCATATTTTCAGCACCGAATTATTGCGGAGAGTTCGACAATGCTGCCGCCATGATGACTGTAGATGAAACATTGATGTGTTCTTTCCAAATATTAAAGCCTGCAGATAAGAAACCGAAATTCGGGTTCGGGACATTCACATCAACTAAGTCTCCTACACCTCCATCTAGAATCAAG TCATTTCTTGGAGCCATGGTATAA
- the LOC107940541 gene encoding cryptochrome-1 isoform X1: MSSGKTIVWFRRDLRIEDNPALAAAARDGSVFPVYIWCPEEEGQFYPGRVSRWWLKQSLAHLEQSLKSLGAELVMIKTQSTLSALLDCIKATEVTRVVVNRLYDPVSLVRDHSIKEKLAEVGISVQSYNGDLLYEPWEIYDEEGSAFSTFDAYWDKCFNMQMEPVSFLPLWRLVPAAVTGTVERCTIEGLGLENELEKSSNALLGRGCSPGWSNADRALTEFVEQNLFDYSKRRFKVGASSTSLLSPYLHFGEISVRKVFRCVRMKQILWRREWKSQGEESVTLFLKAIGLREYSRYLCFNYLFTHERSILSNMKYFPWNADANHFKVWRQGRTGYPLVDAGMRELWATGWIHNRIRVIVSSFAVKFLLLPWKWGMKYFWDTLLDADLECDILGWQYISRSLPDGQELEQLDCPQIQGSKFDPEGEYVRQWLPELARMPIEWIHHPWDAPLTVLKAAGVELGLNYPKPIIDIDTARENLREAIFKMWEMEAAAKSATSDQMNEDVFDNSDSIKTSAILKVIPKEKSSCLTYSSNDQRVPSFQNFNNGLLPRKRPLPVDEEKLHMDKPNKQNKEAGTSGREDLCSTAESLASKRQKSTISTSTGIISFTVPQYCSSSNGRPFQDHESSSLNLTWHEKIDLEQTSNKNGVLRQ, from the exons ATGAGTAGCGGTAAGACGATAGTTTGGTTCAGGAGGGACCTCAGGATTGAAGACAATCCTGCTTTAGCAGCTGCTGCGAGGGACGGTAGTGTATTTCCAGTTTATATATGGTGTCCTGAAGAGGAAGGGCAGTTTTACCCTGGTCGAGTTTCGCGATGGTGGCTTAAGCAATCTCTTGCTCATTTGGAGCAGTCATTGAAGTCTCTTGGGGCTGAACTTGTGATGATTAAGACCCAAAGTACCCTTTCAGCTCTTTTAGATTGCATCAAAGCTACCGAGGTGACGAGAGTTGTAGTCAACCGTCTTTACG ATCCTGTTTCTCTGGTTCGTGATCATAGCATCAAAGAGAAACTAGCAGAGGTTGGCATCTCTGTGCAAAGCTATAATGGAGATTTGTTGTATGAACCATGGGAGATATACGATGAGGAGGGATCAGCTTTTTCAACCTTTGATGCATATTGGGACAAGTGCTTCAACATGCAAATGGAACCGGTTTCATTTCTCCCCCTGTGGAGATTGGTGCCAGCTGCAG TTACAGGGACGGTTGAAAGGTGCACAATTGAAGGTTTGGGCCTTGAAAATGAATTGGAAAAATCTAGCAATGCGTTGTTAGGAAGAGGATGTTCTCCAGGTTGGAGCAATGCCGATAGGGCTCTAACTGAGTTTGTCGAACAGAATTTATTTGACTATTCGAAACGGAGATTCAAGGTTGGGGCCAGCTCAACATCACTTTTGTCGCCATATCTTCATTTTGGAGAGATAAGTGTGAGGAAAGTTTTCCGGTGTGTACGTATGAAACAGATACTATGGCGAAGAGAATGGAAGTCTCAAGGGGAAGAGAGTGTGACACTATTTTTAAAGGCTATCGGGCTTAGAGAATACTCTCGTTATCTTTGTTTCAACTATCTGTTCACTCACGAGAGATCAATATTGAGCAACATGAAGTATTTTCCTTGGAATGCTGATGCGAACCATTTTAAGGTATGGAGACAAGGTCGGACAGGATATCCATTAGTGGATGCAGGAATGAGGGAGCTTTGGGCAACCGGTTGGATACACAACAGAATAAGAGTGATTGTTTCGAGTTTCGCGGTGAAGTTTCTACTTCTTCCATGGAAGTGGGGAATGAAATATTTCTGGGACACACTTTTGGATGCAGATTTGGAATGTGATATTCTTGGTTGGCAGTACATCTCCAGGAGTTTACCAGATGGTCAAGAGCTAGAACAATTAGACTGCCCTCAG ATTCAAGGCTCCAAATTTGATCCTGAAGGTGAATACGTAAGGCAATGGCTGCCAGAGTTAGCAAGGATGCCGATCGAGTGGATCCATCATCCATGGGATGCACCTCTTACCGTGCTTAAAGCTGCAGGTGTGGAGTTGGGGTTAAACTATCCGAAACCCATAATAGATATAGATACAGCTCGAGAAAATCTAAGAGAAGCTATATTTAAAATGTGGGAAATGGAAGCAGCTGCAAAATCCGCAACTTCAGATCAGATGAATGAAGATGTTTTTGATAATTCTGATAGTATCAAGACCTCTGCCATCCTGAAAGTTATCCCAAAGGAAAAGTCTTCATGTCTGACGTATTCATCTAATGATCAAAGGGTGCCATCATTTCAAAACTTCAACAATGGTTTGTTGCCTAGGAAGAGACCATTACCTGTAGATGAAGAAAAGTTGCATATGGATAAACCAAATAAGCAGAATAAAGAAGCAGGGACCTCAGGAAGAGAAGACTTATGCTCGACGGCTGAATCTTTGGCATCTAAGAGGCAGAAGAGTACTATTAGTACTAGCACTGGCATAATTTCATTCACAGTTCCACAGTATTGCTCCTCATCCAATGGCAGACcttttcaggaccacgaatcttcCAGTCTCAACCTAACATGGCATGAAAAGATTGACTTGGAACAGACTTCCAACAAAAATG GAGTATTAAGACAATAG
- the LOC107940541 gene encoding cryptochrome-1 isoform X3, which translates to MSSGKTIVWFRRDLRIEDNPALAAAARDGSVFPVYIWCPEEEGQFYPGRVSRWWLKQSLAHLEQSLKSLGAELVMIKTQSTLSALLDCIKATEVTRVVVNRLYDPVSLVRDHSIKEKLAEVGISVQSYNGDLLYEPWEIYDEEGSAFSTFDAYWDKCFNMQMEPVSFLPLWRLVPAAGTVERCTIEGLGLENELEKSSNALLGRGCSPGWSNADRALTEFVEQNLFDYSKRRFKVGASSTSLLSPYLHFGEISVRKVFRCVRMKQILWRREWKSQGEESVTLFLKAIGLREYSRYLCFNYLFTHERSILSNMKYFPWNADANHFKVWRQGRTGYPLVDAGMRELWATGWIHNRIRVIVSSFAVKFLLLPWKWGMKYFWDTLLDADLECDILGWQYISRSLPDGQELEQLDCPQIQGSKFDPEGEYVRQWLPELARMPIEWIHHPWDAPLTVLKAAGVELGLNYPKPIIDIDTARENLREAIFKMWEMEAAAKSATSDQMNEDVFDNSDSIKTSAILKVIPKEKSSCLTYSSNDQRVPSFQNFNNGLLPRKRPLPVDEEKLHMDKPNKQNKEAGTSGREDLCSTAESLASKRQKSTISTSTGIISFTVPQYCSSSNGRPFQDHESSSLNLTWHEKIDLEQTSNKNGVLRQ; encoded by the exons ATGAGTAGCGGTAAGACGATAGTTTGGTTCAGGAGGGACCTCAGGATTGAAGACAATCCTGCTTTAGCAGCTGCTGCGAGGGACGGTAGTGTATTTCCAGTTTATATATGGTGTCCTGAAGAGGAAGGGCAGTTTTACCCTGGTCGAGTTTCGCGATGGTGGCTTAAGCAATCTCTTGCTCATTTGGAGCAGTCATTGAAGTCTCTTGGGGCTGAACTTGTGATGATTAAGACCCAAAGTACCCTTTCAGCTCTTTTAGATTGCATCAAAGCTACCGAGGTGACGAGAGTTGTAGTCAACCGTCTTTACG ATCCTGTTTCTCTGGTTCGTGATCATAGCATCAAAGAGAAACTAGCAGAGGTTGGCATCTCTGTGCAAAGCTATAATGGAGATTTGTTGTATGAACCATGGGAGATATACGATGAGGAGGGATCAGCTTTTTCAACCTTTGATGCATATTGGGACAAGTGCTTCAACATGCAAATGGAACCGGTTTCATTTCTCCCCCTGTGGAGATTGGTGCCAGCTGCAG GGACGGTTGAAAGGTGCACAATTGAAGGTTTGGGCCTTGAAAATGAATTGGAAAAATCTAGCAATGCGTTGTTAGGAAGAGGATGTTCTCCAGGTTGGAGCAATGCCGATAGGGCTCTAACTGAGTTTGTCGAACAGAATTTATTTGACTATTCGAAACGGAGATTCAAGGTTGGGGCCAGCTCAACATCACTTTTGTCGCCATATCTTCATTTTGGAGAGATAAGTGTGAGGAAAGTTTTCCGGTGTGTACGTATGAAACAGATACTATGGCGAAGAGAATGGAAGTCTCAAGGGGAAGAGAGTGTGACACTATTTTTAAAGGCTATCGGGCTTAGAGAATACTCTCGTTATCTTTGTTTCAACTATCTGTTCACTCACGAGAGATCAATATTGAGCAACATGAAGTATTTTCCTTGGAATGCTGATGCGAACCATTTTAAGGTATGGAGACAAGGTCGGACAGGATATCCATTAGTGGATGCAGGAATGAGGGAGCTTTGGGCAACCGGTTGGATACACAACAGAATAAGAGTGATTGTTTCGAGTTTCGCGGTGAAGTTTCTACTTCTTCCATGGAAGTGGGGAATGAAATATTTCTGGGACACACTTTTGGATGCAGATTTGGAATGTGATATTCTTGGTTGGCAGTACATCTCCAGGAGTTTACCAGATGGTCAAGAGCTAGAACAATTAGACTGCCCTCAG ATTCAAGGCTCCAAATTTGATCCTGAAGGTGAATACGTAAGGCAATGGCTGCCAGAGTTAGCAAGGATGCCGATCGAGTGGATCCATCATCCATGGGATGCACCTCTTACCGTGCTTAAAGCTGCAGGTGTGGAGTTGGGGTTAAACTATCCGAAACCCATAATAGATATAGATACAGCTCGAGAAAATCTAAGAGAAGCTATATTTAAAATGTGGGAAATGGAAGCAGCTGCAAAATCCGCAACTTCAGATCAGATGAATGAAGATGTTTTTGATAATTCTGATAGTATCAAGACCTCTGCCATCCTGAAAGTTATCCCAAAGGAAAAGTCTTCATGTCTGACGTATTCATCTAATGATCAAAGGGTGCCATCATTTCAAAACTTCAACAATGGTTTGTTGCCTAGGAAGAGACCATTACCTGTAGATGAAGAAAAGTTGCATATGGATAAACCAAATAAGCAGAATAAAGAAGCAGGGACCTCAGGAAGAGAAGACTTATGCTCGACGGCTGAATCTTTGGCATCTAAGAGGCAGAAGAGTACTATTAGTACTAGCACTGGCATAATTTCATTCACAGTTCCACAGTATTGCTCCTCATCCAATGGCAGACcttttcaggaccacgaatcttcCAGTCTCAACCTAACATGGCATGAAAAGATTGACTTGGAACAGACTTCCAACAAAAATG GAGTATTAAGACAATAG
- the LOC107940541 gene encoding cryptochrome-2 isoform X5, giving the protein MGIASSISSISLLEIRYPVSLVRDHSIKEKLAEVGISVQSYNGDLLYEPWEIYDEEGSAFSTFDAYWDKCFNMQMEPVSFLPLWRLVPAAGTVERCTIEGLGLENELEKSSNALLGRGCSPGWSNADRALTEFVEQNLFDYSKRRFKVGASSTSLLSPYLHFGEISVRKVFRCVRMKQILWRREWKSQGEESVTLFLKAIGLREYSRYLCFNYLFTHERSILSNMKYFPWNADANHFKVWRQGRTGYPLVDAGMRELWATGWIHNRIRVIVSSFAVKFLLLPWKWGMKYFWDTLLDADLECDILGWQYISRSLPDGQELEQLDCPQIQGSKFDPEGEYVRQWLPELARMPIEWIHHPWDAPLTVLKAAGVELGLNYPKPIIDIDTARENLREAIFKMWEMEAAAKSATSDQMNEDVFDNSDSIKTSAILKVIPKEKSSCLTYSSNDQRVPSFQNFNNGLLPRKRPLPVDEEKLHMDKPNKQNKEAGTSGREDLCSTAESLASKRQKSTISTSTGIISFTVPQYCSSSNGRPFQDHESSSLNLTWHEKIDLEQTSNKNGVLRQ; this is encoded by the exons ATGGGTATTGCCAGTTCCATTTCTTCAATCTCACTGTTGGAAATTCGCT ATCCTGTTTCTCTGGTTCGTGATCATAGCATCAAAGAGAAACTAGCAGAGGTTGGCATCTCTGTGCAAAGCTATAATGGAGATTTGTTGTATGAACCATGGGAGATATACGATGAGGAGGGATCAGCTTTTTCAACCTTTGATGCATATTGGGACAAGTGCTTCAACATGCAAATGGAACCGGTTTCATTTCTCCCCCTGTGGAGATTGGTGCCAGCTGCAG GGACGGTTGAAAGGTGCACAATTGAAGGTTTGGGCCTTGAAAATGAATTGGAAAAATCTAGCAATGCGTTGTTAGGAAGAGGATGTTCTCCAGGTTGGAGCAATGCCGATAGGGCTCTAACTGAGTTTGTCGAACAGAATTTATTTGACTATTCGAAACGGAGATTCAAGGTTGGGGCCAGCTCAACATCACTTTTGTCGCCATATCTTCATTTTGGAGAGATAAGTGTGAGGAAAGTTTTCCGGTGTGTACGTATGAAACAGATACTATGGCGAAGAGAATGGAAGTCTCAAGGGGAAGAGAGTGTGACACTATTTTTAAAGGCTATCGGGCTTAGAGAATACTCTCGTTATCTTTGTTTCAACTATCTGTTCACTCACGAGAGATCAATATTGAGCAACATGAAGTATTTTCCTTGGAATGCTGATGCGAACCATTTTAAGGTATGGAGACAAGGTCGGACAGGATATCCATTAGTGGATGCAGGAATGAGGGAGCTTTGGGCAACCGGTTGGATACACAACAGAATAAGAGTGATTGTTTCGAGTTTCGCGGTGAAGTTTCTACTTCTTCCATGGAAGTGGGGAATGAAATATTTCTGGGACACACTTTTGGATGCAGATTTGGAATGTGATATTCTTGGTTGGCAGTACATCTCCAGGAGTTTACCAGATGGTCAAGAGCTAGAACAATTAGACTGCCCTCAG ATTCAAGGCTCCAAATTTGATCCTGAAGGTGAATACGTAAGGCAATGGCTGCCAGAGTTAGCAAGGATGCCGATCGAGTGGATCCATCATCCATGGGATGCACCTCTTACCGTGCTTAAAGCTGCAGGTGTGGAGTTGGGGTTAAACTATCCGAAACCCATAATAGATATAGATACAGCTCGAGAAAATCTAAGAGAAGCTATATTTAAAATGTGGGAAATGGAAGCAGCTGCAAAATCCGCAACTTCAGATCAGATGAATGAAGATGTTTTTGATAATTCTGATAGTATCAAGACCTCTGCCATCCTGAAAGTTATCCCAAAGGAAAAGTCTTCATGTCTGACGTATTCATCTAATGATCAAAGGGTGCCATCATTTCAAAACTTCAACAATGGTTTGTTGCCTAGGAAGAGACCATTACCTGTAGATGAAGAAAAGTTGCATATGGATAAACCAAATAAGCAGAATAAAGAAGCAGGGACCTCAGGAAGAGAAGACTTATGCTCGACGGCTGAATCTTTGGCATCTAAGAGGCAGAAGAGTACTATTAGTACTAGCACTGGCATAATTTCATTCACAGTTCCACAGTATTGCTCCTCATCCAATGGCAGACcttttcaggaccacgaatcttcCAGTCTCAACCTAACATGGCATGAAAAGATTGACTTGGAACAGACTTCCAACAAAAATG GAGTATTAAGACAATAG
- the LOC107940541 gene encoding cryptochrome-2 isoform X4: MGIASSISSISLLEIRYPVSLVRDHSIKEKLAEVGISVQSYNGDLLYEPWEIYDEEGSAFSTFDAYWDKCFNMQMEPVSFLPLWRLVPAAVTGTVERCTIEGLGLENELEKSSNALLGRGCSPGWSNADRALTEFVEQNLFDYSKRRFKVGASSTSLLSPYLHFGEISVRKVFRCVRMKQILWRREWKSQGEESVTLFLKAIGLREYSRYLCFNYLFTHERSILSNMKYFPWNADANHFKVWRQGRTGYPLVDAGMRELWATGWIHNRIRVIVSSFAVKFLLLPWKWGMKYFWDTLLDADLECDILGWQYISRSLPDGQELEQLDCPQIQGSKFDPEGEYVRQWLPELARMPIEWIHHPWDAPLTVLKAAGVELGLNYPKPIIDIDTARENLREAIFKMWEMEAAAKSATSDQMNEDVFDNSDSIKTSAILKVIPKEKSSCLTYSSNDQRVPSFQNFNNGLLPRKRPLPVDEEKLHMDKPNKQNKEAGTSGREDLCSTAESLASKRQKSTISTSTGIISFTVPQYCSSSNGRPFQDHESSSLNLTWHEKIDLEQTSNKNGVLRQ, encoded by the exons ATGGGTATTGCCAGTTCCATTTCTTCAATCTCACTGTTGGAAATTCGCT ATCCTGTTTCTCTGGTTCGTGATCATAGCATCAAAGAGAAACTAGCAGAGGTTGGCATCTCTGTGCAAAGCTATAATGGAGATTTGTTGTATGAACCATGGGAGATATACGATGAGGAGGGATCAGCTTTTTCAACCTTTGATGCATATTGGGACAAGTGCTTCAACATGCAAATGGAACCGGTTTCATTTCTCCCCCTGTGGAGATTGGTGCCAGCTGCAG TTACAGGGACGGTTGAAAGGTGCACAATTGAAGGTTTGGGCCTTGAAAATGAATTGGAAAAATCTAGCAATGCGTTGTTAGGAAGAGGATGTTCTCCAGGTTGGAGCAATGCCGATAGGGCTCTAACTGAGTTTGTCGAACAGAATTTATTTGACTATTCGAAACGGAGATTCAAGGTTGGGGCCAGCTCAACATCACTTTTGTCGCCATATCTTCATTTTGGAGAGATAAGTGTGAGGAAAGTTTTCCGGTGTGTACGTATGAAACAGATACTATGGCGAAGAGAATGGAAGTCTCAAGGGGAAGAGAGTGTGACACTATTTTTAAAGGCTATCGGGCTTAGAGAATACTCTCGTTATCTTTGTTTCAACTATCTGTTCACTCACGAGAGATCAATATTGAGCAACATGAAGTATTTTCCTTGGAATGCTGATGCGAACCATTTTAAGGTATGGAGACAAGGTCGGACAGGATATCCATTAGTGGATGCAGGAATGAGGGAGCTTTGGGCAACCGGTTGGATACACAACAGAATAAGAGTGATTGTTTCGAGTTTCGCGGTGAAGTTTCTACTTCTTCCATGGAAGTGGGGAATGAAATATTTCTGGGACACACTTTTGGATGCAGATTTGGAATGTGATATTCTTGGTTGGCAGTACATCTCCAGGAGTTTACCAGATGGTCAAGAGCTAGAACAATTAGACTGCCCTCAG ATTCAAGGCTCCAAATTTGATCCTGAAGGTGAATACGTAAGGCAATGGCTGCCAGAGTTAGCAAGGATGCCGATCGAGTGGATCCATCATCCATGGGATGCACCTCTTACCGTGCTTAAAGCTGCAGGTGTGGAGTTGGGGTTAAACTATCCGAAACCCATAATAGATATAGATACAGCTCGAGAAAATCTAAGAGAAGCTATATTTAAAATGTGGGAAATGGAAGCAGCTGCAAAATCCGCAACTTCAGATCAGATGAATGAAGATGTTTTTGATAATTCTGATAGTATCAAGACCTCTGCCATCCTGAAAGTTATCCCAAAGGAAAAGTCTTCATGTCTGACGTATTCATCTAATGATCAAAGGGTGCCATCATTTCAAAACTTCAACAATGGTTTGTTGCCTAGGAAGAGACCATTACCTGTAGATGAAGAAAAGTTGCATATGGATAAACCAAATAAGCAGAATAAAGAAGCAGGGACCTCAGGAAGAGAAGACTTATGCTCGACGGCTGAATCTTTGGCATCTAAGAGGCAGAAGAGTACTATTAGTACTAGCACTGGCATAATTTCATTCACAGTTCCACAGTATTGCTCCTCATCCAATGGCAGACcttttcaggaccacgaatcttcCAGTCTCAACCTAACATGGCATGAAAAGATTGACTTGGAACAGACTTCCAACAAAAATG GAGTATTAAGACAATAG
- the LOC107940541 gene encoding cryptochrome-1 isoform X2 has protein sequence MSSGKTIVWFRRDLRIEDNPALAAAARDGSVFPVYIWCPEEEGQFYPGRVSRWWLKQSLAHLEQSLKSLGAELVMIKTQSTLSALLDCIKATEVTRVVVNRLYDPVSLVRDHSIKEKLAEVGISVQSYNGDLLYEPWEIYDEEGSAFSTFDAYWDKCFNMQMEPVSFLPLWRLVPAAVTGTVERCTIEGLGLENELEKSSNALLGRGCSPGWSNADRALTEFVEQNLFDYSKRRFKVGASSTSLLSPYLHFGEISVRKVFRCVRMKQILWRREWKSQGEESVTLFLKAIGLREYSRYLCFNYLFTHERSILSNMKYFPWNADANHFKVWRQGRTGYPLVDAGMRELWATGWIHNRIRVIVSSFAVKFLLLPWKWGMKYFWDTLLDADLECDILGWQYISRSLPDGQELEQLDCPQIQGSKFDPEGEYVRQWLPELARMPIEWIHHPWDAPLTVLKAAGVELGLNYPKPIIDIDTARENLREAIFKMWEMEAAAKSATSDQMNEDVFDNSDSIKTSAILKVIPKEKSSCLTYSSNDQRVPSFQNFNNGLLPRKRPLPVDEEKLHMDKPNKQNKEAGTSGREDLCSTAESLASKRQKSTISTSTGIISFTVPQYCSSSNGRPFQDHESSSLNLTWHEKIDLEQTSNKNALQEY, from the exons ATGAGTAGCGGTAAGACGATAGTTTGGTTCAGGAGGGACCTCAGGATTGAAGACAATCCTGCTTTAGCAGCTGCTGCGAGGGACGGTAGTGTATTTCCAGTTTATATATGGTGTCCTGAAGAGGAAGGGCAGTTTTACCCTGGTCGAGTTTCGCGATGGTGGCTTAAGCAATCTCTTGCTCATTTGGAGCAGTCATTGAAGTCTCTTGGGGCTGAACTTGTGATGATTAAGACCCAAAGTACCCTTTCAGCTCTTTTAGATTGCATCAAAGCTACCGAGGTGACGAGAGTTGTAGTCAACCGTCTTTACG ATCCTGTTTCTCTGGTTCGTGATCATAGCATCAAAGAGAAACTAGCAGAGGTTGGCATCTCTGTGCAAAGCTATAATGGAGATTTGTTGTATGAACCATGGGAGATATACGATGAGGAGGGATCAGCTTTTTCAACCTTTGATGCATATTGGGACAAGTGCTTCAACATGCAAATGGAACCGGTTTCATTTCTCCCCCTGTGGAGATTGGTGCCAGCTGCAG TTACAGGGACGGTTGAAAGGTGCACAATTGAAGGTTTGGGCCTTGAAAATGAATTGGAAAAATCTAGCAATGCGTTGTTAGGAAGAGGATGTTCTCCAGGTTGGAGCAATGCCGATAGGGCTCTAACTGAGTTTGTCGAACAGAATTTATTTGACTATTCGAAACGGAGATTCAAGGTTGGGGCCAGCTCAACATCACTTTTGTCGCCATATCTTCATTTTGGAGAGATAAGTGTGAGGAAAGTTTTCCGGTGTGTACGTATGAAACAGATACTATGGCGAAGAGAATGGAAGTCTCAAGGGGAAGAGAGTGTGACACTATTTTTAAAGGCTATCGGGCTTAGAGAATACTCTCGTTATCTTTGTTTCAACTATCTGTTCACTCACGAGAGATCAATATTGAGCAACATGAAGTATTTTCCTTGGAATGCTGATGCGAACCATTTTAAGGTATGGAGACAAGGTCGGACAGGATATCCATTAGTGGATGCAGGAATGAGGGAGCTTTGGGCAACCGGTTGGATACACAACAGAATAAGAGTGATTGTTTCGAGTTTCGCGGTGAAGTTTCTACTTCTTCCATGGAAGTGGGGAATGAAATATTTCTGGGACACACTTTTGGATGCAGATTTGGAATGTGATATTCTTGGTTGGCAGTACATCTCCAGGAGTTTACCAGATGGTCAAGAGCTAGAACAATTAGACTGCCCTCAG ATTCAAGGCTCCAAATTTGATCCTGAAGGTGAATACGTAAGGCAATGGCTGCCAGAGTTAGCAAGGATGCCGATCGAGTGGATCCATCATCCATGGGATGCACCTCTTACCGTGCTTAAAGCTGCAGGTGTGGAGTTGGGGTTAAACTATCCGAAACCCATAATAGATATAGATACAGCTCGAGAAAATCTAAGAGAAGCTATATTTAAAATGTGGGAAATGGAAGCAGCTGCAAAATCCGCAACTTCAGATCAGATGAATGAAGATGTTTTTGATAATTCTGATAGTATCAAGACCTCTGCCATCCTGAAAGTTATCCCAAAGGAAAAGTCTTCATGTCTGACGTATTCATCTAATGATCAAAGGGTGCCATCATTTCAAAACTTCAACAATGGTTTGTTGCCTAGGAAGAGACCATTACCTGTAGATGAAGAAAAGTTGCATATGGATAAACCAAATAAGCAGAATAAAGAAGCAGGGACCTCAGGAAGAGAAGACTTATGCTCGACGGCTGAATCTTTGGCATCTAAGAGGCAGAAGAGTACTATTAGTACTAGCACTGGCATAATTTCATTCACAGTTCCACAGTATTGCTCCTCATCCAATGGCAGACcttttcaggaccacgaatcttcCAGTCTCAACCTAACATGGCATGAAAAGATTGACTTGGAACAGACTTCCAACAAAAATG CATTGCAGGAGTATTAA